In Gambusia affinis linkage group LG08, SWU_Gaff_1.0, whole genome shotgun sequence, a single window of DNA contains:
- the agbl2 gene encoding cytosolic carboxypeptidase 2 isoform X4 produces the protein MPTERQTKRTPGAVIRSLWKTCKTLGPDESNSEKTEDELAERRQLCMNLSQTLRTTQLLLNFHGGQPVFILRPPSDLVNFPRPRWPVECEVISDSIQHIEWEPPEPEPFYKPSNKESLIPAEDGPGNVVYCSDFATKHLYFTCSRVGGSRGSTSCAKFFVTPPDITLEFESRFESGNLQRAVQVGAFDYELTLRTDMYTEKHTQWFYFRLRNMKAKMIYRFTITNLMKASSLYSLGMRPLLYSERAAKENGIGWHRAGSNIRYYQNYTEDTNENNDDDVRLYSLTWTLQFPYDSDTCYLAHCYPYTYSRLQRYLKQITSNPAVASYCEVRTLCQSLAGNAVYVITITSRGSSREEVRNKRAVVVTARVHPGETNGSWMMEGFLDFLLGDSDDARILRDNFVFKVVPMLNPDGVVVGNYRCSLAGRDLNRNYKTLLKDSFPCVWYTRNMVERLMAETEVVLYCDFHGHNRKNNVFMYGCDNKLFKFQERVFPLMMSKNAKNKFSYKSCRFKVQKSKEGTGRIVMWRLGIKNSYTLEATFGGSTLDDRKGTHFTTGDLKLMGFFFCDTLLDFCDPDQTKVAHCLAEVSALLKTEIRRKMSKNLDTDGSFSLSDLETSTSGSNSSDSDGLPVHILHQQRIPEKNNFRKKKKQLKTRKERDRLQPSRVRTRSLTKVLESSRHSESCLSPEKMNEVRSQEKPVGGQKRGKNGLKGKCVLSSPTSHPEEENSQDDCISCMHQKLKHLYESTPCTTPPSGGAVPSGGAVPSGGAVPSGGAVPSGGAVPSGGAVPSGDEAFSNREVKCSCPPLSLKVPLACSPVLMQPLPYTPHVSSQQGSTFFVAPCRFPPSGFIRMAAPIPPTSSVSTSSNRRVLKGKHVQWVSGNFPSKRFSTSVTDVTRARRRERSLKDSSEVAASSFTHHVGKTKGLSQRWYPIERK, from the exons ATGCCCACCGAG CGTCAGACAAAGAGAACACCAGGCGCCGTCATCAGGAGTTTATGGAAAACCTGCAAGACGTTGGGTCCTGACGAATCCAACTCAGAGAAAACTGAGGACGAATTAGCGGAGCGGAGGCAGT TATGCATGAATCTGAGTCAGACTCTAAGGACAACGCAGCTGCTCTTAAACTTCCATGGTGGTCAGCCGGTTTTCATACTAAGGCCACCGTCTGATCTGGTTAACTTCCCTCGCCCCCGATGGCCAGTAGAATGTGAAGTCATCAGCGACAGCATCCAGCACATAG aatgggAGCCACCAGAGCCGGAGCCCTTTTATAAGCCCTCCAACAAGGAGTCCCTCATTCCAGCTGAAGATGGGCCAGGGAATGTGGTGTACTGCTCGGACTTTG CAACAAAGCATTTATACTTCACCTGCTCTCGTGTTGGAGGAAGCAGGGGCTCCACCAGTTGTGCCAAGTTTTTTGTCACACCCCCAGATATTACTCTCGAATTTGAATCGCGCTTCGAAAGTGGAAACCTTCAGCGGGCTGTCCAAGT GGGCGCCTTCGACTATGAGCTCACGCTGCGTACAGACATGTACACTGAGAAGCACACGCAGTGGTTTTACTTCAGGTTGAGGAACATGAAGGCTAAAATGATATACCGCTTCACCATAACCAACTTGATGAAGGCCAGCAGTCTGTATTCCCTCGGCATGAGGCCGCTCCTGTACTCCGAGAGGGCGGCTAAGGAAAATGGAATTGGTTGGCATCGAGCTGGGTCCAACATCCGATATTATCAAAACTACACCGAG GATACAAATGAGAACAATGATGACGACGTCCGCCTATACTCGCTCACCTGGACTCTCCAGTTCCCCTATGACTCAGACACATGCTACCTGGCCCACTGCTACCCCTACACGTACTCACGGCTACAGCGCTACCTGAAGCAGATAACCTCCAACCCTGCAGTAGCATCGTACTGCGAAGTGCGGACGCTGTGCCAAAGTCTTGCAGGGAACGCCGTCTATGTTATTACCATCACATCTAGAGGGTCCAGCCGGGAGGAGGTGAGAAACAAGAGGGCTGTGGTGGTGACAGCGCGAGTCCATCCTGGGGAAACCAACGGATCCTGGATGATGGAGGGATTTTTAGACTTTCTGCTCGGAGACTCAGATGATGCTCGGATTCTCAGGGATAACTTTGTTTTCAAG GTTGTGCCAATGTTGAACCCAGACGGTGTCGTGGTGGGAAACTACAGGTGCTCACTGGCAGGCAGGGATCTCAACAGAAACTATAAAACGTTGCTGAAGGATTCTTTTCCATGTGTTTGGTACACCAGGAACATGGTTGAAAG ACTTATGGCTGAAACAGAAGTAGTTCTTTACTGTGATTTTCACGGCCACAACCGCAAAAACAATGTGTTCATGTATGGATGTGACAACAAACTGTTCAAGTTTCAAGAGAGGGTCTTTCCACTGATGATGAGCAAGAATGCAAAGAATAAG TTCTCCTATAAGAGCTGTAGGTTCAAGGTGCAGAAGAGCAAAGAGGGAACAGGGCGGATCGTCATGTGGAGACTGGGCATCAAGAACAGCTACACCCTGGAGGCCACCTTCGGAGGATCCACTCTGG ATGACAGAAAAGGGACCCATTTTACTACTGGAGATTTGAAGTTGATGGGCTTTTTCTTCTGTGACACCCTCCTGGACTTCTGTGACCCTGATCAAACAAAG GTGGCTCACTGTTTGGCAGAGGTGTCAGCCTTATTGAAAACAGAGATCAGGAGGAAAATGAGCAAGAATCTGGACACCGATGGTAGCTTTTCTTTGTCTGACCTGGAAACCAg CACGAGTGGCTCTAATAGTTCAGATTCAGACGGACTTCCAGTTCATATACTGCACCAGCAAAGAATTCCGGAG aaaaataattttaggaagaaaaagaaacaattaaaaactcGTAAGGAAAGAGACAGACTCCAACCAAGCCGTGTGAGGACTAGGTCACTGACAAAGGTTCTAGAGAGCAGCAGACATTCT GAGTCCTGTCTTTCTCCTGAAAAGATGAATGAAGTACGAAGCCAAGAGAAACCTGTTGGAGGACAAAAGAGAGGAAAG AATGGCCTTAAGGGAAAATGTGTACTCTCATCTCCAACCAGTCATCCAGAAGAG GAGAACAGTCAGGACGACTGCATCTCATGCATGCACCAGAAACTGAAGCATCTGTATGAAAGCACACCGTGCACGACGCCTCCATCAGGTGGAGCAGTACCATCAGGTGGAGCAGTACCATCAGGTGGAGCAGTACCATCAGGTGGAGCAGTACCATCAGGTGGAGCAGTACCATCAGGTGGAGCAGTACCATCAG GTGATGAAGCGTTTAGCAATAGAGAGGTGAAATGCAGCTgcccccctctctctctgaAGGTTCCTCTGGCATGTTCTCCTGTGCTCATGCAGCCCCTGCCATATACGCCACATGTGTCTTCTCAACAAG GGTCGACTTTCTTTGTAGCTCCCTGCAG GTTTCCTCCATCTGGGTTCATCAGAATGGCTGCGCCCATTCCTCCGACTTCATCCGTGTCCACATCCAGCAATCGCCGTGTTCTCAAAGGCAAACACGTCCAGTGGGTCTCGGGTAATTTTCCATCTAAGAGATTCTCCACATCGGTCACAGACGTAACCAGAGCCCGCCGTAGAGAAAGGTCCCTAAAGGATTCATCTGAAG TGGCTGCTTCTTCGTTTACACATCATGTGGGCAAAACCAAAGGGCTCTCACAACGCTGGTACCCCATTGAGAGAAAGTGA
- the agbl2 gene encoding cytosolic carboxypeptidase 2 isoform X6, producing MPTERQTKRTPGAVIRSLWKTCKTLGPDESNSEKTEDELAERRQLCMNLSQTLRTTQLLLNFHGGQPVFILRPPSDLVNFPRPRWPVECEVISDSIQHIEWEPPEPEPFYKPSNKESLIPAEDGPGNVVYCSDFATKHLYFTCSRVGGSRGSTSCAKFFVTPPDITLEFESRFESGNLQRAVQVGAFDYELTLRTDMYTEKHTQWFYFRLRNMKAKMIYRFTITNLMKASSLYSLGMRPLLYSERAAKENGIGWHRAGSNIRYYQNYTEDTNENNDDDVRLYSLTWTLQFPYDSDTCYLAHCYPYTYSRLQRYLKQITSNPAVASYCEVRTLCQSLAGNAVYVITITSRGSSREEVRNKRAVVVTARVHPGETNGSWMMEGFLDFLLGDSDDARILRDNFVFKVVPMLNPDGVVVGNYRCSLAGRDLNRNYKTLLKDSFPCVWYTRNMVERLMAETEVVLYCDFHGHNRKNNVFMYGCDNKLFKFQERVFPLMMSKNAKNKFSYKSCRFKVQKSKEGTGRIVMWRLGIKNSYTLEATFGGSTLDDRKGTHFTTGDLKLMGFFFCDTLLDFCDPDQTKVAHCLAEVSALLKTEIRRKMSKNLDTDGSFSLSDLETSTSGSNSSDSDGLPVHILHQQRIPEKNNFRKKKKQLKTRKERDRLQPSRVRTRSLTKVLESSRHSESCLSPEKMNEVRSQEKPVGGQKRGKNGLKGKCVLSSPTSHPEEVSQENSQDDCISCMHQKLKHLYESTPCTTPPSGGAVPSGGAVPSGGAVPSGGAVPSGGAVPSGDEAFSNREVKCSCPPLSLKVPLACSPVLMQPLPYTPHVSSQQGSTFFVAPCRFPPSGFIRMAAPIPPTSSVSTSSNRRVLKGKHVQWVSGNFPSKRFSTSVTDVTRARRRERSLKDSSEVAASSFTHHVGKTKGLSQRWYPIERK from the exons ATGCCCACCGAG CGTCAGACAAAGAGAACACCAGGCGCCGTCATCAGGAGTTTATGGAAAACCTGCAAGACGTTGGGTCCTGACGAATCCAACTCAGAGAAAACTGAGGACGAATTAGCGGAGCGGAGGCAGT TATGCATGAATCTGAGTCAGACTCTAAGGACAACGCAGCTGCTCTTAAACTTCCATGGTGGTCAGCCGGTTTTCATACTAAGGCCACCGTCTGATCTGGTTAACTTCCCTCGCCCCCGATGGCCAGTAGAATGTGAAGTCATCAGCGACAGCATCCAGCACATAG aatgggAGCCACCAGAGCCGGAGCCCTTTTATAAGCCCTCCAACAAGGAGTCCCTCATTCCAGCTGAAGATGGGCCAGGGAATGTGGTGTACTGCTCGGACTTTG CAACAAAGCATTTATACTTCACCTGCTCTCGTGTTGGAGGAAGCAGGGGCTCCACCAGTTGTGCCAAGTTTTTTGTCACACCCCCAGATATTACTCTCGAATTTGAATCGCGCTTCGAAAGTGGAAACCTTCAGCGGGCTGTCCAAGT GGGCGCCTTCGACTATGAGCTCACGCTGCGTACAGACATGTACACTGAGAAGCACACGCAGTGGTTTTACTTCAGGTTGAGGAACATGAAGGCTAAAATGATATACCGCTTCACCATAACCAACTTGATGAAGGCCAGCAGTCTGTATTCCCTCGGCATGAGGCCGCTCCTGTACTCCGAGAGGGCGGCTAAGGAAAATGGAATTGGTTGGCATCGAGCTGGGTCCAACATCCGATATTATCAAAACTACACCGAG GATACAAATGAGAACAATGATGACGACGTCCGCCTATACTCGCTCACCTGGACTCTCCAGTTCCCCTATGACTCAGACACATGCTACCTGGCCCACTGCTACCCCTACACGTACTCACGGCTACAGCGCTACCTGAAGCAGATAACCTCCAACCCTGCAGTAGCATCGTACTGCGAAGTGCGGACGCTGTGCCAAAGTCTTGCAGGGAACGCCGTCTATGTTATTACCATCACATCTAGAGGGTCCAGCCGGGAGGAGGTGAGAAACAAGAGGGCTGTGGTGGTGACAGCGCGAGTCCATCCTGGGGAAACCAACGGATCCTGGATGATGGAGGGATTTTTAGACTTTCTGCTCGGAGACTCAGATGATGCTCGGATTCTCAGGGATAACTTTGTTTTCAAG GTTGTGCCAATGTTGAACCCAGACGGTGTCGTGGTGGGAAACTACAGGTGCTCACTGGCAGGCAGGGATCTCAACAGAAACTATAAAACGTTGCTGAAGGATTCTTTTCCATGTGTTTGGTACACCAGGAACATGGTTGAAAG ACTTATGGCTGAAACAGAAGTAGTTCTTTACTGTGATTTTCACGGCCACAACCGCAAAAACAATGTGTTCATGTATGGATGTGACAACAAACTGTTCAAGTTTCAAGAGAGGGTCTTTCCACTGATGATGAGCAAGAATGCAAAGAATAAG TTCTCCTATAAGAGCTGTAGGTTCAAGGTGCAGAAGAGCAAAGAGGGAACAGGGCGGATCGTCATGTGGAGACTGGGCATCAAGAACAGCTACACCCTGGAGGCCACCTTCGGAGGATCCACTCTGG ATGACAGAAAAGGGACCCATTTTACTACTGGAGATTTGAAGTTGATGGGCTTTTTCTTCTGTGACACCCTCCTGGACTTCTGTGACCCTGATCAAACAAAG GTGGCTCACTGTTTGGCAGAGGTGTCAGCCTTATTGAAAACAGAGATCAGGAGGAAAATGAGCAAGAATCTGGACACCGATGGTAGCTTTTCTTTGTCTGACCTGGAAACCAg CACGAGTGGCTCTAATAGTTCAGATTCAGACGGACTTCCAGTTCATATACTGCACCAGCAAAGAATTCCGGAG aaaaataattttaggaagaaaaagaaacaattaaaaactcGTAAGGAAAGAGACAGACTCCAACCAAGCCGTGTGAGGACTAGGTCACTGACAAAGGTTCTAGAGAGCAGCAGACATTCT GAGTCCTGTCTTTCTCCTGAAAAGATGAATGAAGTACGAAGCCAAGAGAAACCTGTTGGAGGACAAAAGAGAGGAAAG AATGGCCTTAAGGGAAAATGTGTACTCTCATCTCCAACCAGTCATCCAGAAGAGGTCAGCCAG GAGAACAGTCAGGACGACTGCATCTCATGCATGCACCAGAAACTGAAGCATCTGTATGAAAGCACACCGTGCACGACGCCTCCATCAGGTGGAGCAGTACCATCAGGTGGAGCAGTACCATCAGGTGGAGCAGTACCATCAGGTGGAGCAGTACCATCAGGTGGAGCAGTACCATCAG GTGATGAAGCGTTTAGCAATAGAGAGGTGAAATGCAGCTgcccccctctctctctgaAGGTTCCTCTGGCATGTTCTCCTGTGCTCATGCAGCCCCTGCCATATACGCCACATGTGTCTTCTCAACAAG GGTCGACTTTCTTTGTAGCTCCCTGCAG GTTTCCTCCATCTGGGTTCATCAGAATGGCTGCGCCCATTCCTCCGACTTCATCCGTGTCCACATCCAGCAATCGCCGTGTTCTCAAAGGCAAACACGTCCAGTGGGTCTCGGGTAATTTTCCATCTAAGAGATTCTCCACATCGGTCACAGACGTAACCAGAGCCCGCCGTAGAGAAAGGTCCCTAAAGGATTCATCTGAAG TGGCTGCTTCTTCGTTTACACATCATGTGGGCAAAACCAAAGGGCTCTCACAACGCTGGTACCCCATTGAGAGAAAGTGA
- the agbl2 gene encoding cytosolic carboxypeptidase 2 isoform X7: protein MPTERQTKRTPGAVIRSLWKTCKTLGPDESNSEKTEDELAERRQLCMNLSQTLRTTQLLLNFHGGQPVFILRPPSDLVNFPRPRWPVECEVISDSIQHIEWEPPEPEPFYKPSNKESLIPAEDGPGNVVYCSDFATKHLYFTCSRVGGSRGSTSCAKFFVTPPDITLEFESRFESGNLQRAVQVGAFDYELTLRTDMYTEKHTQWFYFRLRNMKAKMIYRFTITNLMKASSLYSLGMRPLLYSERAAKENGIGWHRAGSNIRYYQNYTEDTNENNDDDVRLYSLTWTLQFPYDSDTCYLAHCYPYTYSRLQRYLKQITSNPAVASYCEVRTLCQSLAGNAVYVITITSRGSSREEVRNKRAVVVTARVHPGETNGSWMMEGFLDFLLGDSDDARILRDNFVFKVVPMLNPDGVVVGNYRCSLAGRDLNRNYKTLLKDSFPCVWYTRNMVERLMAETEVVLYCDFHGHNRKNNVFMYGCDNKLFKFQERVFPLMMSKNAKNKFSYKSCRFKVQKSKEGTGRIVMWRLGIKNSYTLEATFGGSTLDDRKGTHFTTGDLKLMGFFFCDTLLDFCDPDQTKVAHCLAEVSALLKTEIRRKMSKNLDTDGSFSLSDLETSTSGSNSSDSDGLPVHILHQQRIPEKNNFRKKKKQLKTRKERDRLQPSRVRTRSLTKVLESSRHSESCLSPEKMNEVRSQEKPVGGQKRGKQNGLKGKCVLSSPTSHPEEVSQENSQDDCISCMHQKLKHLYESTPCTTPPSGGAVPSGGAVPSGGAVPSGGAVPSGDEAFSNREVKCSCPPLSLKVPLACSPVLMQPLPYTPHVSSQQGSTFFVAPCRFPPSGFIRMAAPIPPTSSVSTSSNRRVLKGKHVQWVSGNFPSKRFSTSVTDVTRARRRERSLKDSSEVAASSFTHHVGKTKGLSQRWYPIERK from the exons ATGCCCACCGAG CGTCAGACAAAGAGAACACCAGGCGCCGTCATCAGGAGTTTATGGAAAACCTGCAAGACGTTGGGTCCTGACGAATCCAACTCAGAGAAAACTGAGGACGAATTAGCGGAGCGGAGGCAGT TATGCATGAATCTGAGTCAGACTCTAAGGACAACGCAGCTGCTCTTAAACTTCCATGGTGGTCAGCCGGTTTTCATACTAAGGCCACCGTCTGATCTGGTTAACTTCCCTCGCCCCCGATGGCCAGTAGAATGTGAAGTCATCAGCGACAGCATCCAGCACATAG aatgggAGCCACCAGAGCCGGAGCCCTTTTATAAGCCCTCCAACAAGGAGTCCCTCATTCCAGCTGAAGATGGGCCAGGGAATGTGGTGTACTGCTCGGACTTTG CAACAAAGCATTTATACTTCACCTGCTCTCGTGTTGGAGGAAGCAGGGGCTCCACCAGTTGTGCCAAGTTTTTTGTCACACCCCCAGATATTACTCTCGAATTTGAATCGCGCTTCGAAAGTGGAAACCTTCAGCGGGCTGTCCAAGT GGGCGCCTTCGACTATGAGCTCACGCTGCGTACAGACATGTACACTGAGAAGCACACGCAGTGGTTTTACTTCAGGTTGAGGAACATGAAGGCTAAAATGATATACCGCTTCACCATAACCAACTTGATGAAGGCCAGCAGTCTGTATTCCCTCGGCATGAGGCCGCTCCTGTACTCCGAGAGGGCGGCTAAGGAAAATGGAATTGGTTGGCATCGAGCTGGGTCCAACATCCGATATTATCAAAACTACACCGAG GATACAAATGAGAACAATGATGACGACGTCCGCCTATACTCGCTCACCTGGACTCTCCAGTTCCCCTATGACTCAGACACATGCTACCTGGCCCACTGCTACCCCTACACGTACTCACGGCTACAGCGCTACCTGAAGCAGATAACCTCCAACCCTGCAGTAGCATCGTACTGCGAAGTGCGGACGCTGTGCCAAAGTCTTGCAGGGAACGCCGTCTATGTTATTACCATCACATCTAGAGGGTCCAGCCGGGAGGAGGTGAGAAACAAGAGGGCTGTGGTGGTGACAGCGCGAGTCCATCCTGGGGAAACCAACGGATCCTGGATGATGGAGGGATTTTTAGACTTTCTGCTCGGAGACTCAGATGATGCTCGGATTCTCAGGGATAACTTTGTTTTCAAG GTTGTGCCAATGTTGAACCCAGACGGTGTCGTGGTGGGAAACTACAGGTGCTCACTGGCAGGCAGGGATCTCAACAGAAACTATAAAACGTTGCTGAAGGATTCTTTTCCATGTGTTTGGTACACCAGGAACATGGTTGAAAG ACTTATGGCTGAAACAGAAGTAGTTCTTTACTGTGATTTTCACGGCCACAACCGCAAAAACAATGTGTTCATGTATGGATGTGACAACAAACTGTTCAAGTTTCAAGAGAGGGTCTTTCCACTGATGATGAGCAAGAATGCAAAGAATAAG TTCTCCTATAAGAGCTGTAGGTTCAAGGTGCAGAAGAGCAAAGAGGGAACAGGGCGGATCGTCATGTGGAGACTGGGCATCAAGAACAGCTACACCCTGGAGGCCACCTTCGGAGGATCCACTCTGG ATGACAGAAAAGGGACCCATTTTACTACTGGAGATTTGAAGTTGATGGGCTTTTTCTTCTGTGACACCCTCCTGGACTTCTGTGACCCTGATCAAACAAAG GTGGCTCACTGTTTGGCAGAGGTGTCAGCCTTATTGAAAACAGAGATCAGGAGGAAAATGAGCAAGAATCTGGACACCGATGGTAGCTTTTCTTTGTCTGACCTGGAAACCAg CACGAGTGGCTCTAATAGTTCAGATTCAGACGGACTTCCAGTTCATATACTGCACCAGCAAAGAATTCCGGAG aaaaataattttaggaagaaaaagaaacaattaaaaactcGTAAGGAAAGAGACAGACTCCAACCAAGCCGTGTGAGGACTAGGTCACTGACAAAGGTTCTAGAGAGCAGCAGACATTCT GAGTCCTGTCTTTCTCCTGAAAAGATGAATGAAGTACGAAGCCAAGAGAAACCTGTTGGAGGACAAAAGAGAGGAAAG CAGAATGGCCTTAAGGGAAAATGTGTACTCTCATCTCCAACCAGTCATCCAGAAGAGGTCAGCCAG GAGAACAGTCAGGACGACTGCATCTCATGCATGCACCAGAAACTGAAGCATCTGTATGAAAGCACACCGTGCACGACGCCTCCATCAGGTGGAGCAGTACCATCAGGTGGAGCAGTACCATCAGGTGGAGCAGTACCATCAGGTGGAGCAGTACCATCAG GTGATGAAGCGTTTAGCAATAGAGAGGTGAAATGCAGCTgcccccctctctctctgaAGGTTCCTCTGGCATGTTCTCCTGTGCTCATGCAGCCCCTGCCATATACGCCACATGTGTCTTCTCAACAAG GGTCGACTTTCTTTGTAGCTCCCTGCAG GTTTCCTCCATCTGGGTTCATCAGAATGGCTGCGCCCATTCCTCCGACTTCATCCGTGTCCACATCCAGCAATCGCCGTGTTCTCAAAGGCAAACACGTCCAGTGGGTCTCGGGTAATTTTCCATCTAAGAGATTCTCCACATCGGTCACAGACGTAACCAGAGCCCGCCGTAGAGAAAGGTCCCTAAAGGATTCATCTGAAG TGGCTGCTTCTTCGTTTACACATCATGTGGGCAAAACCAAAGGGCTCTCACAACGCTGGTACCCCATTGAGAGAAAGTGA